The following proteins come from a genomic window of Triticum aestivum cultivar Chinese Spring chromosome 6A, IWGSC CS RefSeq v2.1, whole genome shotgun sequence:
- the LOC123128610 gene encoding serine/threonine-protein kinase RIPK: MRAFLKGCFYPRGGATDPAAVADGDEATTATAKATAPPRPSAKKTKKKSMRRAPSATARLRTLSFDNLSRTLASSGMHAFTVAELRAATRNFSGSHFIGEGGFGPVYKGFLDDKVVPGMQPQHVAVKYLDAEGPQGHREWLAEVVYLGMQLSHPHLVKLVGYCYQEHHRMLVYEYMARGSLEHHLFKNLLASLPWATRLKIAVGAAKGLAFLHEAETPVIYRDFKASNILLESDYTAKLSDFGLAKEGPSGDDTHVSTRVMGTHGYAAPEYILTGHLTARSDVYSFGVVLLELLTGRRSVDKRRRGREQNLVDWARPYLRRPDRLHRVMDPSLEGSYSAEAAAKAATVAYNCLHSVPKNRPTMREVVDSLEPLMRMSRDVPAGLFVYTAPSEPSPVAKAVADKADVAAEAGEEAKDGGASASAAAARKKCQRSAVHAESAAPKYASSVAAGNESRGSPRQRRDRGA, from the exons ATGAGGGCGTTCCTGAAGGGCTGCTTCTACCCGCGCGGCGGCGCCACGGACCCGGCGGCGGTGGCAGACGGCGACGAGGCGACCACGGCCACGGCCAAGGCCACGGCGCCGCCGAGGCCATCGGCCAAGAAAACCAAGAAGAAGTCGATGCGGCGGGCGCCGAGCGCGACGGCGCGGCTGCGGACGCTCTCCTTCGACAACCTGTCCCGCACGCTGGCCTCGTCGGGGATGCACGCCTTCACCGTCGCCGAGCTGCGGGCCGCCACGCGCAACTTCTCCGGCAGCCACTTCATCGGCGAGGGCGGGTTCGGGCCGGTCTACAAGGGCTTCCTCGACGACAAGGTGGTGCCGGGGATGCAGCCGCAGCACGTGGCCGTCAAGTACCTGGACGCCGAGGGCCCCCAGGGCCACCGCGAGTGGCTCGCCGAGGTCGTCTACCTCGGCATGCAGCTCAGCCACCCGCACCTGGTGAAGCTCGTCGGCTACTGCTACCAGGAGCACCACCGCATGCTCGTCTACGAGTACATGGCCCGGGGCAGCCTCGAGCACCACCTCTTCAAGA ATCTGCTGGCGAGCTTGCCGTGGGCGACGAGGCTGAAGATCGCGGTGGGGGCGGCCAAGGGGCTGGCGTTCCTGCACGAGGCGGAGACGCCGGTCATCTACCGGGACTTCAAGGCCTCCAACATCCTGCTCGAATCG GACTACACGGCGAAGCTGTCGGACTTCGGGCTGGCCAAGGAGGGCCCGTCGGGGGACGACACGCACGTGTCCACCCGGGTGATGGGCACGCACGGCTACGCGGCGCCGGAGTACATCCTCACGGGCCACCTCACGGCGAGgagcgacgtgtacagcttcggcgtgGTGCTGCTGGAGCTGCTCACGGGCCGCCGGAGCGTCGACAAGCGCCGCCGCGGCCGCGAGCAGAACCTCGTCGACTGGGCCCGGCCCTACCTGCGCCGCCCCGACCGGCTGCACCGCGTCATGGACCCGAGCCTCGAGGGCAGCTACTCCGCCGAGGCCGCCGCCAAGGCCGCCACGGTGGCGTACAACTGCCTGCACAGCGTGCCCAAGAACCGCCCCACCATGCGCGAGGTCGTCGACTCGCTCGAGCCGCTCATGCGCATGTCCCGCGACGTGCCCGCCGGGCTGTTCGTCTACACCGCGCCGTCAGAGCCGTCGCCGGTGGCCAAGGCCGTCGCGGACAAGGCCGATGTGGCTGCGGAGGCCGGCGAGGAGGCCAAGGACGGCGGCGCTAGCGCTTCGGCGGCCGCGGCCAGGAAGAAGTGCCAGCGCTCGGCCGTGCACGCCGAGAGCGCGGCGCCGAAGTACGCGAGCTCGGTGGCGGCAGGGAACGAGAGCCGGGGCTCGCCGAGGCAGAGAAGGGACAGAGGGGCGTGA